A part of Solicola gregarius genomic DNA contains:
- the groL gene encoding chaperonin GroEL (60 kDa chaperone family; promotes refolding of misfolded polypeptides especially under stressful conditions; forms two stacked rings of heptamers to form a barrel-shaped 14mer; ends can be capped by GroES; misfolded proteins enter the barrel where they are refolded when GroES binds), which produces MSKSIAFNEDARRGLERGMNTLADAVKVTLGPKGRNVVLEKKWGAPTITNDGVSIAKEIELEEPYEKIGAELVKEVAKKTDDVAGDGTTTATVLAQAMVREGLRNVAAGANPMALKRGIETAVEAVSSQLLGMAKDVETKEQIASTASISAADPQVGEIIAEAMDKVGKEGVITVEESNTFGLELELTEGMRFDKGYISQYFYTDPERMEAVLEDPYILVVNSKISNVKDLVPVLEKIMQSGKPLLIIAEDVEGEALATLVVNKVRGTFKSVAVKAPGFGDRRKAMLNDIAILTGGQVISEEVGLKLENADLSLLGSARKIVVTKDETTIVEGAGDGDQIQGRVNQIRAEIENSDSDYDREKLQERLAKLAGGVAVIQVGAATEVELKERKHRIEDAVRNAKAAVEEGIVAGGGVALVQATAAAFEKIDLDGDESTGADIVRTAASAPLKQIAVNAGLEGGVVAEKVSGLETGHGLDAASGEYVDMVGVGIIDPAKVTRSALQNAASIAALFLTTEAVVADKPEKAPAGGGDPTGGMGDMGGMGGMGF; this is translated from the coding sequence ATGTCGAAGAGCATTGCGTTCAACGAGGACGCCCGGCGCGGTCTCGAGCGGGGTATGAACACCCTCGCCGATGCCGTGAAGGTGACGCTCGGCCCCAAGGGTCGCAACGTCGTCCTCGAGAAGAAGTGGGGCGCTCCCACCATCACCAACGATGGTGTGAGCATCGCCAAGGAGATCGAGCTCGAGGAGCCGTACGAGAAGATCGGCGCCGAGCTCGTCAAGGAGGTCGCCAAGAAGACCGACGACGTCGCGGGTGACGGTACGACCACCGCGACCGTGCTGGCTCAGGCCATGGTCCGCGAGGGTCTGCGCAACGTCGCCGCGGGTGCGAACCCGATGGCGCTCAAGCGTGGCATCGAGACGGCTGTCGAGGCCGTCAGCTCGCAGCTGCTCGGGATGGCCAAGGACGTCGAGACCAAGGAGCAGATCGCTTCGACGGCCTCGATCTCGGCCGCCGATCCGCAGGTCGGCGAGATCATCGCCGAGGCGATGGACAAGGTCGGCAAGGAAGGCGTCATCACCGTCGAGGAGAGCAACACCTTCGGCCTCGAGCTCGAGCTCACCGAGGGTATGCGCTTCGACAAGGGCTACATCTCGCAGTACTTCTACACCGACCCGGAGCGGATGGAGGCCGTCCTCGAGGATCCCTACATCCTCGTGGTGAACTCCAAGATCAGCAACGTCAAGGACCTCGTGCCGGTCCTCGAGAAGATCATGCAGTCGGGCAAGCCGCTGCTGATCATCGCCGAGGACGTCGAGGGCGAGGCGCTCGCGACCCTGGTCGTCAACAAGGTCCGCGGCACGTTCAAGTCCGTCGCCGTCAAGGCGCCGGGCTTCGGCGACCGCCGCAAGGCCATGCTGAACGACATCGCCATCCTCACCGGTGGCCAGGTCATCAGCGAGGAGGTCGGCCTGAAGCTGGAGAACGCCGACCTGTCCCTGCTCGGTTCGGCCCGCAAGATCGTCGTCACCAAGGACGAGACGACGATCGTCGAGGGTGCCGGTGACGGCGACCAGATCCAGGGTCGCGTCAACCAGATCCGTGCCGAGATCGAGAACAGCGACTCCGACTACGACCGCGAGAAGCTGCAGGAGCGCCTGGCCAAGCTGGCCGGCGGTGTTGCGGTCATCCAGGTCGGCGCGGCCACCGAGGTCGAGCTGAAGGAGCGCAAGCACCGCATCGAGGACGCCGTTCGCAACGCGAAGGCCGCCGTCGAGGAGGGCATCGTCGCCGGTGGCGGCGTCGCGCTCGTCCAGGCGACCGCCGCGGCGTTCGAGAAGATCGATCTCGACGGTGACGAGTCGACCGGCGCAGACATCGTGCGTACGGCCGCGTCGGCTCCGCTGAAGCAGATCGCCGTCAACGCCGGCCTCGAGGGTGGCGTCGTCGCGGAGAAGGTGTCGGGTCTCGAGACGGGACACGGCCTCGACGCCGCGTCCGGCGAGTACGTCGACATGGTCGGCGTCGGCATCATCGACCCGGCCAAGGTGACGCGTTCCGCGCTGCAGAACGCGGCATCGATCGCGGCGCTGTTCCTCACCACCGAGGCGGTCGTCGCCGACAAGCCGGAGAAGGCTCCGGCTGGCGGCGGTGACCCGACCGGTGGCATGGGTGACATGGGCGGCATGGGCGGTATGGGCTTCTGA
- a CDS encoding DHA2 family efflux MFS transporter permease subunit — protein sequence MATNVDGHPVRTGPQLAALCLAQFMLVLDITVVNVALPTIEADLDLGRSALTWVVTAYTLCFGGLMLLGGRLADVLGARRVMTAGLVVFTLASLTAAGAPDAAWLITARAAQGVGAALVSPAALSILTSTHQGAARHRALAVWSALGGAGFAAGAIVGGALTSGPGWSWVFWINVPVGAALVLVLPFVVPTMGARARDRRVDLVGAALVTVATASVIYALVNAGEDGWADPVTLGALALGVVSYAIFARAERVVREPLMHVTMLRRRPVIAGSALMLVASALMVGTFFLGSLYLQHIRGYAPVRTGLLFVLPAIAVTAGAHLAGRLIGRIGPRPISVAGLGVAALGGLLLATVSEQTSVYASVLPGMTLVALGVGPVFVTATTTAMGYVRSDESGLASGLINTSHELGGAFGVAVLSTIAAPALATPAVGAFRDAYVACTIAAAVAAAAAVVLVPRGAPATAPGPHAH from the coding sequence ATGGCCACCAACGTCGACGGGCACCCGGTACGCACCGGGCCACAGCTCGCCGCCCTGTGTCTCGCCCAGTTCATGCTCGTTCTCGACATCACGGTCGTGAACGTCGCGCTACCCACGATCGAAGCCGATCTCGATCTCGGGCGGTCCGCTCTGACCTGGGTGGTCACTGCGTACACACTCTGCTTCGGCGGGCTGATGCTGCTCGGCGGCCGACTCGCCGACGTCCTCGGCGCTCGGCGGGTGATGACCGCCGGTCTGGTCGTCTTCACGCTCGCCTCACTCACCGCGGCCGGCGCACCCGATGCGGCCTGGCTCATCACCGCCCGCGCGGCGCAGGGTGTCGGCGCCGCACTCGTGTCTCCCGCGGCGCTGTCGATCCTGACCTCGACCCACCAGGGCGCGGCCCGCCACCGCGCGCTCGCGGTGTGGTCGGCGCTCGGCGGCGCCGGCTTCGCCGCCGGCGCGATCGTCGGCGGCGCGCTGACGTCCGGACCCGGCTGGTCGTGGGTCTTCTGGATCAACGTGCCGGTTGGCGCCGCTCTCGTCCTCGTCCTGCCCTTCGTCGTACCCACGATGGGAGCGCGGGCGCGCGACCGTCGAGTCGACCTCGTAGGCGCCGCGCTCGTGACCGTGGCGACCGCATCGGTGATCTACGCACTCGTCAACGCAGGCGAGGACGGCTGGGCCGATCCGGTGACGCTCGGGGCGCTCGCACTCGGAGTGGTCTCGTACGCGATCTTCGCGCGGGCCGAGCGGGTCGTACGCGAGCCGCTGATGCACGTGACGATGCTCCGCCGCCGCCCGGTCATCGCGGGCAGTGCGCTGATGCTGGTCGCGAGCGCGCTGATGGTCGGAACGTTCTTCCTCGGCTCGCTCTACCTTCAGCACATCCGCGGGTACGCGCCCGTTCGCACCGGGTTGTTGTTCGTACTACCCGCGATCGCGGTGACCGCCGGCGCACATCTGGCCGGGCGACTGATCGGCCGCATCGGGCCGCGCCCGATCTCCGTGGCGGGGCTGGGCGTCGCGGCGCTCGGCGGCCTCCTCCTCGCGACGGTCTCCGAGCAGACCAGCGTGTACGCGAGCGTCCTACCCGGGATGACGCTGGTCGCCCTCGGCGTTGGCCCGGTGTTCGTCACCGCAACCACAACGGCGATGGGATACGTCCGCTCCGACGAGTCCGGGCTCGCGTCCGGACTGATCAACACGTCCCACGAGCTCGGCGGTGCGTTCGGCGTCGCGGTGCTGTCGACGATTGCGGCGCCCGCGCTCGCGACACCGGCTGTCGGGGCGTTCCGCGATGCGTACGTCGCCTGCACGATCGCCGCCGCTGTCGCGGCGGCAGCGGCCGTCGTGCTCGTACCACGTGGCGCGCCCGCCACGGCTCCGGGGCCGCATGCACATTGA
- a CDS encoding TetR/AcrR family transcriptional regulator, translating into MGADGSTVRPSRRADAQRNIDRILDAATTLFAKSATVSMSEVAREAGVGRVTLYGHFASREELLTAVVDRSLSDATAAMDEVVDDGRPADEILRSLVGASWSTLDRYRRIRVHALAMHSNEWLRDRHDPVLERVEALFVRGREEGTFRTDVPVTWMVTTLYTLIHAADDEADNGRLDRADAPALVMQTVLGAFAP; encoded by the coding sequence ATGGGTGCTGACGGATCGACCGTACGACCGAGTCGGCGGGCAGACGCACAGCGCAACATCGACCGCATCCTCGATGCCGCCACGACGCTGTTCGCCAAGTCCGCGACCGTGTCCATGTCTGAGGTAGCACGCGAAGCGGGCGTCGGCAGGGTGACGCTCTACGGCCATTTCGCATCCCGGGAGGAGCTGCTGACCGCGGTCGTCGACCGCTCGCTGAGCGACGCGACCGCGGCAATGGACGAGGTCGTCGACGACGGCCGGCCGGCAGACGAGATCCTTCGCTCGCTGGTCGGTGCATCGTGGTCCACGCTCGACCGCTATCGCCGGATCCGCGTACACGCGCTGGCGATGCACTCGAACGAGTGGCTGCGCGACCGTCACGATCCCGTCCTGGAGCGGGTCGAGGCGCTGTTCGTCCGCGGCCGCGAGGAGGGCACCTTTCGTACAGACGTGCCCGTCACCTGGATGGTCACGACCCTCTACACACTCATCCACGCCGCCGACGACGAGGCCGACAACGGCCGGCTCGATCGCGCCGACGCGCCTGCGCTGGTCATGCAGACCGTGCTCGGCGCGTTCGCGCCGTGA
- a CDS encoding pyridoxal phosphate-dependent aminotransferase has product MNAVRSTITGPFPASPMTSLVDTSVPFDLAESTCPPLRLGDVVDGTSLANLALDYGTTPGDAELRRLIGANAGVEADQVLVTVGAMGAMYLLAQDRRGGRAVVASPHFPPASIVPAGLGMPVDRVDLSFDDGYRVLPERIAEALTPATTLVSLASPQNPSGVRIDDRDLRDIVGAVEAYAPDAVVLVDETYRVATYGDGPVPASAASLSGRVVTCSSLSKGHGAPGLRLGWLTTTDADLYERLRTAKFYSTVACSTADEVVGVHVLRNAPEILRPRAERLGRALAELGAWAVEQPVDFLEPDGGAMSCLRLRTEDPAAVDEFYARLGERDVRVAPGSWFGESDRVFRVGFGHLGPVEFTEALDRLGDALTARTRRARSA; this is encoded by the coding sequence ATGAACGCAGTGCGCAGCACCATCACCGGACCGTTTCCGGCCAGCCCGATGACCAGCCTCGTGGACACGTCAGTGCCGTTCGATCTCGCCGAGAGTACGTGTCCGCCGCTGCGACTCGGCGACGTCGTCGACGGGACGTCGCTCGCGAACCTGGCGCTCGACTACGGGACGACACCCGGCGACGCCGAGCTGCGGCGGCTGATCGGCGCGAACGCCGGTGTCGAGGCCGACCAGGTGCTGGTCACGGTCGGCGCAATGGGCGCGATGTACCTACTGGCGCAGGACCGTCGCGGTGGACGAGCCGTCGTCGCCAGCCCGCACTTCCCGCCCGCGAGCATCGTGCCGGCCGGCCTCGGCATGCCGGTCGACCGGGTAGACCTGTCCTTCGACGACGGCTACCGCGTCCTCCCGGAGCGCATCGCTGAGGCACTGACGCCCGCGACGACGCTCGTCTCGCTCGCCTCGCCGCAGAATCCGTCGGGTGTTCGGATCGACGACCGAGACCTCCGCGACATCGTCGGCGCGGTCGAGGCGTACGCCCCTGACGCGGTCGTTCTGGTCGACGAGACGTACCGTGTCGCGACGTACGGGGACGGCCCTGTTCCGGCGTCTGCTGCGTCTTTGTCAGGGCGCGTCGTCACCTGCTCGTCGCTGTCCAAGGGCCACGGCGCCCCGGGACTCCGGTTGGGATGGCTCACCACGACCGATGCCGACCTGTACGAGCGGCTGCGAACCGCGAAGTTCTACAGCACGGTTGCGTGCTCAACGGCGGACGAGGTCGTCGGGGTGCACGTACTGCGCAACGCGCCGGAGATTCTGCGGCCGCGCGCGGAGCGACTTGGACGCGCGCTGGCCGAGCTGGGGGCGTGGGCCGTCGAGCAGCCCGTCGACTTCCTCGAACCCGATGGCGGCGCGATGTCCTGCCTTCGGTTGCGTACCGAAGACCCGGCGGCCGTTGACGAGTTCTACGCGCGGTTGGGGGAACGCGACGTACGGGTGGCGCCGGGTTCGTGGTTCGGCGAGTCGGATCGGGTGTTCCGGGTGGGATTCGGGCATCTCGGTCCGGTCGAGTTCACCGAGGCGCTGGATCGGCTGGGCGATGCCCTCACGGCGCGAACGCGCCGAGCACGGTCTGCATGA
- a CDS encoding aminotransferase-like domain-containing protein yields the protein MSPIEELVAALGRWSAGRGPLFALLAQRLRRMIDDGELAPGAHLPPDRRLASALSVGRTTVVAAYDLLEQEGRITRRRGSGTWVSQGSTVRRGGVTDVSTPLFLDLLEPSEHHYQLTCAAPSAPPPQVRAAFERMLARPPRDDIGYHPAGDPALREAIAQRYTDRGLATEPDQVMVTTGAQQALSMVAHLLVGPGERVLVEAPTYPGALEVLREAAATLCTVANGPDGLDVNAAVTAMHEVRPRVAYLVASHHNPTGALLGALGRQRIADSAARHDVTVVDDEVLTELGFGGAPPVPLAAYAPEHVVTVGSLSKLVWGGLRVGWVRASASTTRQLSRLKAVHDLGGDAMTQRAMTELFRDLDEIRTHRVAELVHQHDRLCDALTTHLPTWRFARAEGGQTLWVELPAGDAVSFAQHALRHGVVVLAGGSLDASGGSQAYLRLPFVDPAETLEGAVRALADAWRTYSPSKRRLRSPTPLVV from the coding sequence ATGAGTCCAATCGAGGAGTTGGTCGCCGCACTGGGTCGGTGGTCGGCTGGGCGCGGGCCGCTGTTCGCCCTGCTGGCACAGCGTCTGCGTCGGATGATCGACGACGGCGAGCTCGCCCCCGGCGCGCACCTGCCACCGGATCGCCGGTTGGCGTCCGCGCTATCCGTCGGGCGAACCACTGTCGTCGCCGCGTACGACCTGCTCGAGCAGGAAGGGCGCATCACCCGCCGCCGAGGCAGCGGAACGTGGGTGTCTCAGGGGTCGACGGTACGACGCGGGGGCGTCACCGACGTGTCGACGCCGTTGTTCCTCGACCTCCTCGAGCCATCCGAGCATCACTACCAGCTCACCTGCGCCGCACCGAGCGCGCCGCCTCCCCAGGTCAGGGCCGCCTTCGAGCGGATGCTCGCGAGGCCGCCGCGCGACGACATCGGATACCACCCCGCGGGCGACCCCGCGTTGCGCGAGGCAATCGCGCAGCGTTACACCGATCGCGGCCTGGCGACCGAACCCGATCAGGTCATGGTGACGACCGGCGCCCAGCAGGCGCTGTCGATGGTCGCGCACCTGCTGGTCGGGCCGGGAGAGCGGGTACTCGTCGAAGCCCCGACCTATCCCGGCGCCCTCGAGGTGCTCAGGGAAGCGGCCGCAACCTTGTGTACGGTCGCGAACGGTCCGGACGGACTCGACGTCAACGCGGCGGTCACGGCAATGCACGAGGTACGGCCGCGAGTCGCGTACCTCGTGGCCAGCCACCACAACCCCACGGGAGCGCTGCTCGGGGCTCTCGGCCGGCAGCGCATCGCCGACTCGGCCGCACGGCACGACGTGACCGTCGTCGACGACGAGGTCCTGACCGAGCTCGGCTTCGGCGGAGCGCCTCCCGTACCCCTCGCGGCCTACGCGCCCGAGCACGTGGTCACCGTCGGCTCGCTCAGCAAGCTCGTGTGGGGCGGCCTCCGGGTCGGCTGGGTACGCGCATCCGCGTCGACCACAAGGCAACTCTCGCGGCTGAAGGCGGTTCACGATCTGGGCGGCGACGCCATGACCCAGCGCGCCATGACGGAACTGTTCCGCGATCTCGACGAAATCCGTACGCACCGGGTCGCCGAGCTCGTGCACCAGCACGACAGGCTGTGCGATGCCCTCACCACGCACCTGCCGACCTGGCGGTTCGCGCGCGCAGAAGGCGGACAGACGCTGTGGGTCGAGCTGCCGGCCGGCGACGCAGTCTCATTCGCGCAGCATGCGCTCCGCCACGGCGTGGTCGTGCTGGCGGGAGGATCGCTCGATGCCTCGGGCGGCAGCCAGGCGTACCTACGGCTACCGTTCGTGGATCCAGCGGAGACGCTGGAGGGTGCGGTGCGCGCGCTCGCCGACGCATGGCGCACCTACTCGCCATCGAAGCGGCGACTGCGATCGCCCACGCCACTCGTCGTCTGA
- a CDS encoding LysR family transcriptional regulator: MDIRHLELLRELAERGSVTAVAAATHRTPSAVSQQLRTAQREFGVPLVEPHGRGVRLTEAGRVLARGAVGVATAVESARAEWDEFRHAPSGHVTMAGLASAAEYLVPAALRDLAARSIRVTFTDEDVAEADYAPLTVDHDIVIAHSLAERPSTGSVRLRIEPLIREPLDIALYSSHPLARRTRVTPEDVADESWIGVPPGFPFESVLDAVAARTGQTLRYVQRGIRDNRLVEAMVEAEHGLAVLPRFTTRPRDGVVLRPLAGVATARYIFALMRPDRAERLAVRHALDALVRSARAVASED; the protein is encoded by the coding sequence ATGGATATTCGGCACCTCGAACTCCTGCGCGAGCTCGCGGAGCGAGGCAGCGTGACCGCCGTCGCCGCGGCGACGCACCGTACGCCGTCGGCTGTCTCGCAGCAGCTACGTACGGCGCAGCGTGAGTTCGGAGTGCCGTTGGTCGAGCCGCACGGGCGGGGCGTACGACTCACCGAGGCCGGTCGGGTGCTTGCTCGCGGTGCGGTCGGCGTCGCGACGGCGGTGGAGTCGGCGCGTGCCGAGTGGGACGAGTTCCGGCACGCGCCGAGCGGGCACGTCACGATGGCCGGGCTCGCGAGCGCCGCCGAGTACCTCGTCCCCGCGGCACTACGAGACCTGGCGGCGCGGTCGATCCGGGTGACGTTCACCGACGAGGACGTCGCCGAGGCCGACTACGCGCCGCTGACCGTCGACCACGACATCGTGATCGCGCACAGCCTCGCGGAGCGCCCGTCGACCGGTTCGGTACGTCTGCGCATCGAACCGCTGATCCGTGAGCCGCTGGACATCGCCCTCTACTCGTCGCATCCGCTGGCGAGACGTACGCGGGTCACGCCCGAGGACGTCGCGGACGAGTCGTGGATAGGCGTGCCGCCGGGCTTCCCGTTCGAGTCGGTGCTGGACGCGGTCGCCGCGCGTACCGGGCAGACGTTGCGCTACGTGCAGCGCGGCATCCGCGACAATCGGCTGGTCGAGGCAATGGTCGAGGCCGAGCATGGACTGGCCGTGCTACCTCGGTTCACCACCCGGCCGCGGGACGGGGTCGTGCTGCGGCCGTTGGCGGGCGTCGCCACGGCCCGCTACATCTTCGCGCTGATGCGTCCTGACCGTGCCGAGCGGCTCGCTGTACGCCACGCGCTCGACGCACTCGTACGGTCTGCGCGGGCGGTGGCCTCGGAGGACTGA
- a CDS encoding EamA family transporter: protein MTIRDRSLALTVAVLWGINFIAIHLSLEHFPPMFLVALRFAVIAVPTMLFVPWPNVRVRWLVGYGIGFGVLQFAFLYWGMSSGMPTGLASLVLQASAPFTVVLGATFLRERVSGRQVLGIVVAIGGLAVVGSHRAQVAAVLPFLLTLAGGFGWAIGNVCSRQSRPQNPLHLTLWMSVVPPIPMLAVALVVEGPDRIGASLTGAFTAEALPALLGLAYTVIIATVLGSGLWTWLMSRHPAGVVAPFSLLVPVTGMTAAAVFLGERISAYEVAGGAVVIAGVLLGSTGRDPRRPRVEPRDRYHRAVAR from the coding sequence ATGACCATCCGCGACCGCTCCCTCGCACTCACCGTCGCCGTGCTCTGGGGCATCAACTTCATCGCGATCCACCTGTCGCTCGAGCACTTCCCGCCGATGTTCCTCGTCGCCCTTCGCTTCGCCGTGATCGCCGTGCCGACCATGCTGTTCGTGCCATGGCCGAACGTGCGGGTGCGCTGGCTGGTCGGGTACGGGATCGGCTTCGGCGTCCTGCAGTTCGCCTTCCTCTACTGGGGAATGTCGTCCGGCATGCCGACCGGCCTGGCGTCTCTGGTGCTGCAGGCGTCGGCGCCGTTCACCGTCGTACTCGGTGCGACGTTCCTGCGCGAACGCGTGTCCGGCCGTCAGGTGCTCGGCATCGTGGTCGCGATCGGCGGTCTCGCGGTCGTGGGTTCGCACCGGGCGCAGGTCGCCGCCGTACTGCCCTTCCTGCTGACCCTCGCCGGCGGCTTCGGCTGGGCCATCGGCAACGTGTGCAGCCGGCAGTCGCGGCCGCAGAACCCACTGCACCTGACGCTGTGGATGTCGGTCGTCCCGCCGATTCCGATGCTCGCGGTCGCACTCGTCGTCGAGGGCCCGGACCGCATCGGCGCATCGCTGACCGGCGCGTTCACGGCCGAGGCCCTGCCTGCGCTGCTCGGACTCGCGTACACCGTGATCATCGCGACCGTGCTCGGCTCGGGCCTCTGGACCTGGCTGATGAGTCGCCACCCGGCGGGCGTCGTCGCACCGTTCTCGCTGCTCGTTCCGGTCACCGGCATGACCGCTGCGGCGGTGTTCCTCGGCGAACGCATCAGCGCGTACGAGGTTGCCGGCGGTGCCGTCGTGATCGCGGGCGTCCTCCTCGGGAGCACCGGTCGAGACCCCCGGCGGCCACGGGTCGAACCGAGGGACCGATACCATCGGGCGGTTGCCCGATGA
- a CDS encoding trypsin-like serine peptidase, translated as MRLTQPTRGRRVRRVVAAAAAPALVAGIALPATMASASAPESEKRHTASADAVPYASQTVDLDSARAADAAYWTPKRMANAVPADRIARQAMQQQTPASRTAPAPTKSQSVAKAALPSAPEARKKTRKSKTVGKVFFTTRKGVDMVCSGAAVNSKRKNMVMTAGHCVHGGRGQGWHKNWIFVPGYGPGNTARHGVYGATSKVAMKGWIKHNNFNYDTALALVKPIKFTKKKLVKNVGGYGLQVGRSHKRRLAAVGYSQLGYKGDKQKSCRKRTRPAAGGNQIRLNCHNLTPGSSGGPWIKGKVRIGKKRHSALNGVVSNGPRRHPKHPKFIRSPYFDRNVKKMYNAYRNKKH; from the coding sequence ATGCGCTTGACACAGCCGACACGGGGGAGGCGGGTGCGACGGGTCGTCGCGGCTGCCGCGGCACCGGCCCTCGTCGCAGGAATCGCCTTGCCCGCGACGATGGCGTCCGCGTCCGCGCCCGAGTCCGAGAAGCGGCACACCGCATCGGCCGACGCCGTTCCGTACGCGTCGCAGACGGTGGACCTCGACAGCGCCCGTGCGGCTGACGCCGCGTACTGGACGCCGAAGCGCATGGCGAACGCCGTTCCGGCCGACCGGATCGCTCGCCAGGCCATGCAGCAGCAGACGCCTGCCTCACGCACCGCACCCGCCCCGACGAAGTCGCAGAGCGTGGCCAAGGCCGCGCTCCCGAGCGCTCCGGAGGCCCGCAAGAAGACCCGCAAGTCCAAGACGGTCGGCAAGGTCTTCTTCACGACCCGCAAGGGCGTCGACATGGTCTGCTCCGGAGCCGCCGTCAACTCCAAGCGCAAGAACATGGTGATGACCGCCGGACACTGTGTGCACGGTGGCCGCGGTCAGGGCTGGCACAAGAACTGGATCTTCGTGCCCGGCTATGGTCCCGGAAACACCGCCAGGCACGGGGTGTACGGCGCGACGAGCAAGGTCGCGATGAAGGGCTGGATCAAGCACAACAACTTCAACTACGACACGGCGCTCGCCCTCGTGAAGCCGATCAAGTTCACGAAGAAGAAGCTGGTCAAGAACGTCGGCGGGTACGGCCTGCAGGTCGGCCGCAGCCACAAGCGCCGCCTCGCCGCCGTCGGGTACTCCCAGCTCGGCTACAAGGGCGACAAGCAGAAGTCGTGCCGCAAGCGCACCCGCCCCGCCGCGGGCGGTAACCAGATCCGGCTCAACTGCCACAACCTCACGCCCGGTTCGAGCGGCGGCCCCTGGATCAAGGGCAAGGTCCGCATCGGCAAGAAGCGGCACTCGGCCCTCAACGGTGTCGTGAGCAACGGCCCGCGCCGGCACCCGAAGCACCCGAAGTTCATTCGCTCGCCGTACTTCGACCGCAATGTGAAGAAGATGTACAACGCATACCGCAACAAGAAGCACTGA
- a CDS encoding cold-shock protein: protein MVRGTVKWFNADKGYGFIAVEGQDDVFVHWSKIKSEGYKTLEDGQPVDFEVVDGPKGREAHEVSPV from the coding sequence ATGGTGCGCGGCACCGTGAAGTGGTTCAACGCAGACAAGGGTTACGGGTTCATCGCCGTCGAAGGTCAGGACGACGTCTTCGTCCACTGGTCCAAGATCAAGTCCGAGGGCTACAAGACACTCGAGGACGGCCAGCCGGTCGACTTCGAGGTGGTCGATGGCCCGAAGGGCCGTGAGGCTCACGAGGTCAGCCCGGTCTGA
- a CDS encoding MoaD/ThiS family protein — MSVTVRIPTILRTYTSGESQVKADGETLAAVIDSLDADYPGIKARVVDEQGALRRFVNIYVGNDDVRFADGLDTATPDGTQVSVIPAVAGG; from the coding sequence ATGAGTGTGACCGTCCGCATCCCGACCATCCTGCGTACCTACACGAGTGGGGAATCGCAGGTGAAGGCCGACGGCGAGACCCTCGCCGCGGTGATCGACTCGCTGGACGCCGACTATCCCGGCATCAAGGCGCGCGTCGTCGACGAGCAGGGCGCGCTTCGCCGATTCGTGAACATCTACGTCGGCAACGACGACGTACGCTTCGCCGACGGTCTCGATACGGCGACGCCCGACGGCACTCAGGTGTCGGTCATCCCCGCGGTCGCCGGAGGCTGA